A portion of the Calothrix sp. 336/3 genome contains these proteins:
- the aspS gene encoding aspartate--tRNA ligase — MRTHYCGELRSSHIGETVTLYGWVDRRRDHGGVIFLDLRDRSGTVQIVSDPQRTPDSYEEANALRNEYVVEITGRVTQRPEESLNSRIPTGEVEIYADKITLLNAVRKQLPFQVSSADTEPVREELRLKYRYLDLRRDRMAKNLQLRHQVVKSIRRYLEDVEGFMEVETPFLTRSTPEGARDYILPSRVNPGEWFALPQSPQLFKQLLMVSGCDRYYQVARCFRDEDLRADRQPEFTQLDMEMSFMSLEEIIELNEKLVCHIFQNIKGIEVSRPFPRLTYAEAMARYGSDKPDTRYGLELVDVSDILKDSGFKVFNEAIAKGGIVKILPIPHGNDAISNVRIKPGGDIFKEASEAGAKGLAYIRVRENGEIDTIGAIKDNLTPEQKQEILQRTNAQPGHLLLFGAGDGATVNKTLDRLRQYTAREFNLIDSQKINLLWVVDFPMFEWNPGEKRLEALHHPFTAPHPDDLDDLKTARAQAYDLVLNGLEVGGGSRRIYQREIQEQVFEAIGLSPEEAQNKFGFLLEAFEYGTPPHGGIAYGLDRLVMLLTGEESIRDVIAFPKTQQARCLLTDAPSSVDDKQLKELQVASTFKPKV, encoded by the coding sequence ATGCGAACTCACTATTGCGGCGAACTCCGCTCCTCACACATTGGAGAAACTGTCACCTTATACGGATGGGTAGACCGTCGCCGCGATCATGGGGGCGTGATATTCTTAGATTTGCGCGATCGCTCTGGCACAGTGCAAATTGTCAGCGATCCCCAACGCACACCAGATTCCTACGAAGAGGCAAACGCCCTCCGCAATGAGTATGTTGTGGAAATTACAGGTAGAGTCACCCAACGCCCGGAAGAATCCCTAAATAGCCGTATTCCTACCGGGGAAGTAGAAATCTACGCAGATAAAATTACACTGTTAAATGCGGTGCGCAAGCAGTTACCTTTCCAAGTATCCTCGGCAGATACGGAACCTGTACGGGAAGAGCTGCGCTTAAAATATCGTTACCTAGATTTGCGGCGCGATCGCATGGCGAAGAACCTCCAACTGCGCCACCAAGTCGTCAAATCCATCCGCCGCTACCTGGAAGATGTGGAAGGATTTATGGAAGTGGAAACCCCCTTCCTCACCCGCTCTACCCCCGAAGGAGCCAGAGACTATATCCTTCCCAGTCGCGTCAACCCCGGTGAATGGTTTGCCCTACCCCAATCACCCCAACTATTCAAGCAGTTACTCATGGTTTCTGGATGTGATAGATACTACCAGGTAGCTCGGTGTTTTCGCGACGAAGATTTACGAGCAGACAGACAACCAGAATTCACCCAATTAGACATGGAGATGAGTTTCATGTCCTTGGAAGAAATCATCGAACTGAATGAAAAGCTCGTCTGTCATATTTTCCAAAATATCAAGGGTATAGAAGTATCACGTCCTTTCCCCCGCCTTACCTACGCCGAAGCCATGGCACGGTATGGCAGCGATAAGCCAGATACCCGTTATGGTTTAGAACTGGTAGATGTTTCCGATATCCTCAAAGATAGTGGTTTCAAAGTCTTTAACGAGGCGATCGCCAAGGGGGGAATCGTCAAAATCCTCCCCATTCCTCACGGCAATGATGCCATTTCCAACGTCCGCATCAAACCGGGTGGAGATATCTTCAAAGAGGCAAGTGAGGCTGGAGCTAAGGGATTGGCTTACATCCGGGTACGGGAAAATGGCGAAATCGACACCATCGGCGCAATTAAAGATAACCTGACACCGGAACAAAAACAGGAAATTCTCCAACGCACCAACGCCCAACCTGGACATTTACTCCTCTTTGGCGCAGGAGACGGGGCAACTGTCAATAAGACCTTGGATAGATTACGCCAATATACAGCCAGGGAATTCAATTTAATTGATAGCCAGAAAATTAACCTGTTGTGGGTAGTAGACTTCCCCATGTTTGAGTGGAACCCAGGGGAGAAACGTCTAGAAGCTCTGCACCACCCCTTCACCGCACCCCACCCCGATGATTTAGACGACCTGAAAACCGCCAGAGCGCAAGCCTATGACCTAGTATTGAATGGGTTAGAAGTGGGAGGTGGTAGTCGGCGGATTTACCAACGGGAAATTCAAGAACAGGTATTTGAGGCGATCGGTTTATCCCCCGAAGAAGCACAAAATAAATTTGGGTTCCTCCTGGAAGCTTTTGAATACGGTACACCCCCCCACGGTGGAATTGCCTACGGTTTAGATAGGTTGGTGATGCTGCTCACAGGTGAAGAATCGATTCGAGATGTCATTGCCTTCCCCAAGACGCAACAAGCACGCTGTTTGCTTACCGATGCACCCTCCAGTGTGGATGACAAACAGTTGAAGGAATTACAGGTTGCTTCCACCTTTAAACCGAAAGTTTAG
- a CDS encoding pentapeptide repeat-containing protein: protein MTKHPIAHLKANLSDVDFTGAHLSNADLSVLVI, encoded by the coding sequence ATTACCAAACATCCGATTGCTCACTTAAAAGCTAATTTGAGTGACGTTGATTTCACTGGAGCACATTTAAGCAACGCAGACTTAAGTGTCTTAGTAATTTAA
- a CDS encoding alpha/beta fold hydrolase: protein MEQFFIENPVPTDFDTYKALEIFWEYNFFVRHPLPKNLYIPILVITAGKDAMFTQKMGHELASHFINATHLHFANAGHLVMAECVEPVNQAIADWLKQKIYS from the coding sequence ATGGAGCAGTTTTTTATCGAAAACCCAGTACCAACTGATTTTGATACTTACAAAGCTTTAGAGATTTTTTGGGAATATAACTTTTTTGTCCGTCATCCATTACCCAAGAATTTATATATTCCAATTTTAGTCATTACTGCGGGAAAAGACGCCATGTTTACCCAAAAAATGGGACACGAGTTAGCAAGTCACTTCATAAACGCGACTCATTTACATTTTGCCAATGCCGGACATCTAGTTATGGCAGAATGTGTAGAGCCAGTGAATCAGGCGATCGCCGATTGGTTAAAACAAAAAATATATTCTTAA
- a CDS encoding DUF2127 domain-containing protein, with amino-acid sequence MKIKRNRALLAIIIYKIFTASLLAVTSIALLLALKNHDKLAEFSSSYLLESKLPLVEFFLHTLININPKTLKLSDIGFAIYAVVNAIEAIGLWYEQRWAIIFVLVIVGMTIPVEIFELIQGITPLKLVILILNVTVFIYLLRHFWESQKIPKGK; translated from the coding sequence ATGAAAATCAAGCGTAATCGTGCTTTATTAGCAATTATTATTTACAAAATTTTTACAGCCTCCTTACTAGCTGTCACTTCTATTGCTTTACTACTAGCGTTAAAAAATCATGACAAATTGGCTGAATTTTCATCATCTTATCTGTTAGAGAGTAAATTGCCACTTGTAGAATTTTTTCTCCATACGTTAATTAACATCAATCCTAAAACCCTGAAATTAAGTGATATAGGATTTGCCATATATGCAGTTGTCAATGCCATTGAAGCGATTGGTTTGTGGTATGAGCAACGATGGGCAATAATTTTTGTTTTAGTAATAGTTGGCATGACTATTCCAGTAGAAATATTTGAATTAATTCAAGGAATTACACCATTAAAGCTGGTAATATTAATACTCAATGTTACAGTTTTTATCTATTTACTACGTCATTTCTGGGAATCTCAGAAAATCCCCAAAGGGAAATAA
- a CDS encoding M50 family metallopeptidase: MQEPGNKEEFAAIRQLNLGDRSQSLTWLIVAAIATAVLWQIPWGNYILYPFTILATWFHEMSHGLTAQVLGGRFDQLQIFADGSGFARYAIPYSFDPIRRALIAAAGPMGPPIAGATLIVASRSHRAANLSLKILGSLLLLSVIIWVRSLLGLILIPLLGIAILAIAFKGSNWLKNFTVQFLGVQACVSTYHQLNYLFSYSAGSLGLSDTAQIQQQLFLPYWFWGGFMAIMSLLLLIQSLRITYMSK, encoded by the coding sequence ATGCAAGAACCAGGAAATAAAGAAGAATTTGCTGCTATTCGTCAACTTAATCTAGGCGATCGCTCCCAGAGTTTGACTTGGTTAATTGTAGCGGCGATCGCCACTGCTGTACTTTGGCAAATTCCCTGGGGGAATTACATTCTATACCCCTTCACAATTCTGGCAACCTGGTTTCACGAAATGAGTCATGGATTAACAGCACAAGTATTAGGCGGAAGATTTGACCAATTGCAGATTTTTGCAGATGGTTCTGGATTTGCCAGATATGCGATTCCCTATTCCTTCGACCCCATTCGCCGTGCTTTAATTGCCGCAGCAGGTCCCATGGGACCACCCATCGCTGGTGCAACTTTGATTGTGGCTTCTCGTAGTCACAGAGCAGCAAATTTGAGTTTAAAGATATTAGGGAGTTTACTCCTGCTTTCCGTGATTATCTGGGTGCGTTCTTTATTAGGTTTAATATTAATACCCTTATTGGGTATAGCCATTTTAGCTATTGCTTTTAAAGGTAGTAACTGGTTAAAAAATTTTACTGTGCAATTTCTAGGTGTACAAGCTTGTGTTAGCACCTACCATCAATTAAATTATTTGTTTAGTTATAGTGCTGGTTCCCTCGGACTTTCTGATACAGCCCAGATTCAACAACAATTATTTTTACCCTACTGGTTTTGGGGTGGTTTCATGGCAATTATGTCTTTACTGCTGCTTATACAGAGTCTTCGCATCACCTATATGTCAAAATAA
- a CDS encoding FHA domain-containing protein, with protein sequence MITLTLLHPLQPIPAQSWTFADDESVIRIGRAIDNDVVLYSAVVSRRHVEVRRIQEIWHVVSFGANGTYVDGKAIEKIPITDGVIFRLARSGPQIQINLGETTYHEMTSTTTLLDDYPMATQFQ encoded by the coding sequence GTGATTACACTTACTCTGCTGCACCCATTACAACCCATTCCAGCACAAAGCTGGACTTTTGCGGATGATGAGTCAGTTATTCGCATTGGTAGGGCAATAGATAACGATGTCGTTTTATATAGTGCTGTAGTCTCCCGTCGTCATGTAGAAGTGCGACGTATCCAAGAGATTTGGCACGTTGTCAGTTTTGGAGCTAATGGAACTTACGTTGATGGTAAAGCCATTGAAAAAATACCAATTACTGATGGTGTGATTTTTCGTTTAGCTCGTTCTGGTCCACAAATTCAAATTAATTTGGGAGAAACTACTTATCATGAAATGACTTCTACAACAACACTACTAGATGATTACCCCATGGCTACACAATTTCAGTGA
- a CDS encoding FHA domain-containing protein encodes MIVCPNCNHPNPDGAVQCEACYTPLPATTICPNCGATVQADASFCGQCGYHLRAHVANVAATIAPDIPQETAVSLPPEIAPVQPIPVPAAAEPAPMPPTMVSTPGAVEVSTEASLPPIAAAPVTIPPAPAPEPAPETAPEPAPVAPEPAPVVAEAPAPEPAPEPVPEPAPEPAPEPVPVVPSSTRLQQITARLVHVQTDRQIELPQNLSVVHIGKPNDRIPPDVDVSGFPSSEIVSRIHADIRIEGDAHYIEDVGSSNGTYINNLPLLPGNRHRLRTGDRISLGKGDMVTFLFQIS; translated from the coding sequence ATGATCGTCTGCCCTAACTGTAATCACCCTAACCCTGATGGCGCTGTTCAATGTGAAGCTTGTTACACGCCCTTACCAGCAACTACTATTTGTCCTAACTGTGGAGCGACTGTGCAGGCAGATGCATCCTTCTGCGGTCAGTGTGGTTATCACTTACGCGCCCATGTAGCAAACGTTGCAGCAACCATTGCGCCCGATATCCCCCAGGAAACCGCCGTCAGCCTTCCTCCAGAAATAGCACCAGTGCAACCAATACCAGTTCCAGCCGCCGCAGAGCCTGCACCTATGCCGCCAACCATGGTATCTACCCCTGGTGCTGTGGAAGTCTCAACAGAAGCCAGTCTGCCACCAATTGCGGCGGCACCCGTGACTATACCACCCGCCCCCGCACCGGAACCTGCCCCGGAAACTGCGCCGGAACCTGCACCTGTTGCTCCTGAACCTGCACCCGTCGTTGCCGAAGCACCCGCACCGGAACCCGCACCGGAACCCGTACCAGAACCCGCACCGGAACCCGCACCAGAACCCGTTCCCGTGGTGCCATCCAGTACCAGACTGCAACAAATCACAGCCCGTTTGGTACACGTACAAACTGACAGACAAATCGAGCTACCCCAAAATTTATCAGTTGTACATATTGGCAAACCAAATGACCGTATTCCTCCGGATGTAGATGTATCTGGGTTTCCCAGTTCTGAGATTGTTTCCCGTATTCATGCGGATATTCGCATTGAAGGGGATGCTCATTATATTGAAGATGTTGGTAGTTCTAACGGGACTTATATCAACAATTTGCCATTATTACCAGGAAATCGTCACCGCTTACGCACAGGCGATCGCATCAGTCTTGGGAAGGGAGACATGGTGACATTTTTATTTCAAATCTCCTAA
- the pgl gene encoding 6-phosphogluconolactonase: MNRKVEVLTNQTALIARSLELILAKMQIAIAQRGRFTIALAGGSTPKPLYEAIAQQNLPWDKIHVFWGDERYVPPNHPDSNERMARLAWLDHVAIPAENIHAIPTQDGDPAISAAKHEQQLREFFQSAPGTFPSLDVILLGMGDDAHTASLFPHTEALKVGDRLVTVGNKDENQRITFTYPFINAAHCVMFVVAGANKKPALAQVFAPVADESTYPSRLIQPQGELWWLLDAAAGSEVQIN; encoded by the coding sequence ATGAATAGAAAGGTTGAAGTTCTCACAAATCAAACAGCATTAATTGCGCGATCGCTAGAATTAATTCTGGCGAAAATGCAGATAGCGATCGCCCAACGGGGAAGATTTACTATTGCCTTAGCAGGTGGAAGTACACCCAAACCCCTATACGAGGCGATCGCCCAGCAGAATTTACCCTGGGATAAAATCCATGTCTTTTGGGGAGATGAACGCTATGTTCCACCCAATCACCCTGATAGTAACGAACGAATGGCACGTCTTGCCTGGTTAGATCACGTAGCTATCCCAGCTGAAAACATCCACGCAATACCCACCCAAGACGGCGATCCCGCCATTTCTGCGGCAAAACACGAGCAGCAACTGCGAGAATTTTTCCAATCCGCACCTGGTACTTTTCCCTCATTAGATGTGATTTTATTAGGTATGGGAGATGATGCCCATACAGCATCCTTATTTCCCCACACTGAAGCGTTAAAAGTAGGCGATCGCCTGGTAACAGTCGGTAATAAAGACGAAAATCAGCGCATTACCTTCACCTATCCCTTCATTAATGCCGCCCATTGCGTTATGTTTGTAGTTGCTGGCGCTAACAAAAAACCTGCTCTAGCTCAAGTTTTTGCCCCAGTGGCAGATGAATCTACCTATCCATCCCGCCTAATTCAACCACAAGGTGAACTTTGGTGGCTTCTGGATGCGGCAGCTGGCAGTGAAGTCCAGATAAACTGA
- the rph gene encoding ribonuclease PH, whose translation MVWQRPDGRQPHELRPVSFVQNFTRYAPGSVLAKCGETQVLCTVSVTEGVPKFLAGTGRGWLTAEYRMLPSATQQRQERELLKLSGRTQEIQRLIGRSLRAAVDLDLLGERTLTVDADVLQADAGTRTTAITGGFVALANAISFLLQKGILTRSPLVGQVAAISVGLLEQEAFLDLNYPEDVAAAVDFNVVMNQHLGIIEVQGTAEEGCFSRTQLNQLLDFAEKGIQQLLALQREAIADWNDLYQG comes from the coding sequence ATGGTTTGGCAACGTCCCGACGGTAGACAACCCCATGAATTACGTCCTGTCAGCTTTGTACAAAATTTTACTCGTTATGCTCCTGGTTCGGTATTGGCAAAATGTGGTGAAACTCAGGTGCTTTGTACAGTAAGTGTTACAGAAGGGGTTCCCAAGTTTCTCGCCGGAACTGGTAGAGGATGGCTGACTGCTGAGTATCGAATGTTGCCAAGTGCAACCCAGCAACGGCAGGAACGAGAATTGTTGAAACTTTCGGGTAGAACTCAAGAAATTCAGCGTTTGATTGGGCGGAGTTTACGGGCAGCTGTAGACTTAGATTTATTAGGTGAACGGACTTTAACAGTAGATGCAGATGTACTGCAAGCAGACGCTGGAACTCGTACCACAGCGATTACGGGGGGTTTTGTTGCCCTGGCAAATGCGATTTCTTTTCTATTACAAAAGGGAATATTAACGCGATCGCCATTAGTTGGACAAGTAGCTGCGATTTCCGTAGGATTATTAGAGCAAGAAGCATTTCTAGATTTAAATTATCCCGAAGATGTTGCCGCAGCAGTGGATTTCAACGTGGTGATGAATCAACATTTAGGAATTATCGAGGTGCAAGGAACTGCGGAGGAAGGTTGTTTTAGTCGCACTCAGTTAAATCAACTCCTAGATTTTGCGGAAAAAGGAATTCAACAATTATTAGCATTACAACGAGAGGCGATCGCTGACTGGAATGATTTATATCAGGGTTGA
- a CDS encoding nucleoside monophosphate kinase, which translates to MRLVIIGGSGSGKSTQAQRLSRDFLVPLISTGEILRDAMEQSSHCTEVNPTDLGCVVQPYVERGEFVPDEIMIELIRDRLKKSDVSNGWILEGYPRTAFQAEELDFLLDDLQQQLNWAIYLQVPEAVMVNRSLERSLPDDEPEIVQKRVELFYDCTVPILEYYDRRRRLLTINGDQQPEAVQMNIITLLDSSQG; encoded by the coding sequence GTGAGACTAGTAATTATTGGTGGATCGGGTTCTGGGAAAAGTACCCAAGCACAAAGGTTAAGTAGAGACTTTCTTGTTCCTTTGATTTCCACTGGGGAAATTCTGCGAGATGCTATGGAACAAAGTTCCCACTGTACTGAGGTGAATCCTACAGATTTAGGGTGTGTTGTTCAACCCTATGTGGAGAGAGGGGAATTTGTACCCGACGAAATCATGATTGAACTCATCCGCGATCGCCTGAAAAAATCAGATGTCAGTAATGGTTGGATTCTCGAAGGATATCCTCGCACAGCGTTTCAAGCGGAGGAATTGGATTTTCTCTTAGATGATTTACAACAACAGCTAAATTGGGCTATTTACCTACAAGTACCAGAAGCTGTGATGGTTAACCGTTCCTTAGAACGTTCTCTACCTGACGATGAACCGGAAATCGTACAAAAACGGGTAGAGCTTTTTTATGACTGTACTGTCCCCATCCTAGAATACTACGATCGCCGTCGTCGCTTGCTGACAATTAATGGTGATCAACAACCAGAAGCAGTACAAATGAATATTATTACTCTCCTGGATAGCTCCCAAGGGTGA
- a CDS encoding P-loop NTPase family protein → MVAQLETPRGNSTLSLPYNLEGLVQVFTSTHRNFFTGVMAQTLRIAGQGTPVLIVQFLKGGIRQGHDRPIQLGQNLDWIRCDLPRCIDTAQLDDVEAESLEKLWQHTQKVVCEGKYSLVVLDELSLAISFNLIPEAEVLAFLTKRPNYVDVILTGTEMPKSILDMADQITEIRRSHQP, encoded by the coding sequence ATGGTTGCCCAGCTAGAAACCCCCCGTGGAAACTCGACCCTTAGCTTACCTTATAACCTAGAAGGACTCGTACAAGTTTTCACCAGCACTCACCGTAACTTTTTTACTGGGGTAATGGCACAAACACTGAGAATCGCTGGTCAAGGTACGCCAGTCCTAATAGTACAGTTTCTCAAGGGTGGTATTCGCCAAGGACATGATCGCCCCATCCAATTAGGGCAAAATTTGGATTGGATTCGTTGTGACTTGCCTCGTTGTATTGATACAGCCCAACTTGATGATGTCGAAGCTGAGTCTTTAGAAAAATTGTGGCAACATACACAAAAAGTCGTCTGTGAAGGTAAGTATTCTCTCGTTGTCTTGGATGAGTTAAGTTTGGCAATTAGCTTTAATTTGATTCCAGAGGCGGAGGTCTTAGCCTTCTTGACAAAAAGACCTAATTATGTAGATGTAATTCTCACAGGTACGGAAATGCCGAAGTCAATTTTAGATATGGCTGATCAAATTACAGAAATTCGTCGCAGTCATCAACCGTAG
- a CDS encoding AbrB/MazE/SpoVT family DNA-binding domain-containing protein: MVATVAKWGNSLAVRIPQHVAKEIQLTEGAEVDLVVIDGNLVIKPRLRRRYSLEELVAAITPENLHSEVETGVAAGNEVW; this comes from the coding sequence ATGGTTGCGACAGTTGCTAAGTGGGGGAATAGTTTAGCTGTTCGGATTCCCCAGCATGTAGCCAAAGAGATTCAGTTAACTGAAGGTGCTGAGGTCGATCTTGTGGTGATCGACGGTAATCTAGTGATCAAACCTAGGCTTCGTAGACGCTATTCCTTGGAAGAGTTAGTTGCCGCCATCACACCAGAGAATTTACATTCAGAAGTTGAGACTGGAGTCGCTGCGGGGAATGAAGTTTGGTAG
- the mazF gene encoding endoribonuclease MazF has protein sequence MVASTERYIPDRGHIVYLDFDATKGHEQRGTRPAFVISPRSYNAKSSLALFMPITKQQKGYPFEVPLPLELQIQGVILADQIKCLDWKVRDIQFVETVPESLIEEVQAKIEPLIL, from the coding sequence TTGGTAGCTTCAACAGAGCGCTATATTCCAGACAGAGGACACATCGTTTATCTAGACTTTGATGCCACTAAAGGTCATGAACAACGGGGAACCCGACCTGCCTTTGTGATTTCACCTCGTAGTTACAATGCAAAAAGCTCCCTAGCATTGTTTATGCCTATTACTAAACAGCAAAAGGGGTATCCCTTTGAGGTTCCCTTGCCCCTTGAGCTACAAATTCAAGGGGTAATACTGGCTGATCAAATCAAGTGTCTAGACTGGAAAGTCCGTGACATTCAGTTTGTTGAAACTGTTCCAGAAAGTTTGATTGAGGAGGTACAGGCAAAAATTGAGCCACTAATCTTGTAG
- a CDS encoding M56 family metallopeptidase, translating to MHLLIIFSTLSAAYLYRYFWTPSTAPWGVRWHKTLFAFLFPPLLIFMTAIALLYMGPQGQMGGIQTGCLSYVISLGYLAIFAVLCIKLARQGWQSVKLARSYPLVNIGGKNIRLLTTKSLFAGQIGFWQPELVVSEGLLETLSEEHLATVFAHEQGHYHYRDTFWFFWLGWIRNCTAWLPQSHALWQELLVLRELRADAYAAAQVDRILLAESLLYVASTPFVESEICCAALGSSGVDRLEQRIEALLGQSASEEINTTFSYGLLLAFLPLITVVFHS from the coding sequence ATGCACTTGCTAATTATATTTTCTACCCTGAGCGCGGCTTACCTGTATCGATATTTTTGGACTCCTAGCACTGCTCCTTGGGGTGTACGCTGGCACAAAACCCTATTTGCCTTTCTCTTTCCCCCACTGTTAATTTTCATGACGGCGATCGCCCTGTTATACATGGGACCCCAAGGACAAATGGGTGGTATCCAAACAGGATGTCTAAGTTACGTAATTTCCCTAGGGTATTTGGCAATCTTCGCCGTTTTGTGCATCAAATTAGCTAGACAAGGTTGGCAATCTGTGAAATTGGCTCGCAGCTACCCCCTAGTTAATATTGGCGGCAAAAATATTCGACTGTTAACCACTAAATCCCTGTTTGCAGGGCAAATTGGCTTTTGGCAACCCGAATTAGTCGTCAGCGAGGGACTACTAGAAACCCTGTCAGAGGAGCATTTAGCCACGGTTTTTGCCCACGAGCAAGGACATTACCATTACCGTGATACCTTCTGGTTCTTCTGGTTAGGATGGATACGCAATTGTACTGCTTGGCTACCCCAAAGTCACGCTCTCTGGCAAGAGTTACTGGTATTGCGAGAACTCCGTGCCGATGCCTATGCTGCTGCCCAGGTGGATAGAATTTTACTGGCAGAGTCGCTGTTATACGTAGCTAGTACCCCCTTTGTGGAGTCAGAAATTTGTTGCGCTGCCCTTGGTTCTAGTGGTGTTGACCGCTTAGAGCAACGGATTGAGGCACTATTAGGACAATCGGCATCGGAGGAAATTAATACAACTTTTTCCTACGGATTATTACTCGCCTTTTTACCCTTAATAACAGTAGTATTTCATTCATAG
- a CDS encoding BlaI/MecI/CopY family transcriptional regulator: MAPLPDYRPKQLSLGPLEAEILSIVWELGSVTVKDVHDRILADPNRELAYTSVTTVLRRLTEKGWLACDKKGRAFYWRPLVSKLQAEMIKAHEQLHKFLAVGNPDVVAAFADSLDDVASEKIQAIAKRIQAAREAREES; encoded by the coding sequence ATGGCTCCTCTACCTGACTATCGTCCCAAACAACTGTCCCTTGGTCCCTTGGAGGCAGAAATTTTAAGTATCGTTTGGGAACTCGGTTCTGTTACAGTCAAAGATGTCCATGATCGCATTCTGGCTGACCCCAACCGGGAATTAGCTTATACTTCCGTTACAACTGTCCTACGTCGATTGACTGAAAAGGGTTGGCTCGCTTGTGATAAAAAGGGACGTGCTTTCTATTGGCGACCATTAGTCAGTAAGCTACAAGCTGAGATGATTAAAGCCCATGAACAGTTACACAAGTTTTTAGCGGTGGGTAATCCCGATGTTGTCGCAGCATTTGCAGACAGTCTGGATGATGTCGCTTCCGAAAAAATTCAGGCGATCGCCAAACGTATTCAAGCTGCTAGGGAAGCTAGGGAGGAATCATAA
- a CDS encoding ThiF family adenylyltransferase, whose amino-acid sequence MSIFFHEQLHRTPELIQKMREFPVTVCGGGALGGNITENLARSGFAKLRVIDRDRIEERNLSTQPYYRSDIGAYKAKILTNSLYRALGVTIDGQTKELTAQNAGQLLGNSSLVVDTFDNSGSRQAVTDFCTHSPIPCLHVGLASGYGEILWNSVYRVPSPANDDVCDYPLARNLVNLVVAVACEVIITFIATGKQQNYTVTLGDFAVKPFTV is encoded by the coding sequence ATGTCTATTTTTTTCCACGAACAATTACATCGTACTCCTGAACTGATACAGAAGATGCGAGAATTTCCCGTGACTGTATGTGGTGGGGGTGCTTTGGGTGGAAATATTACCGAGAATTTGGCACGCTCCGGTTTTGCAAAACTGCGGGTGATTGACCGCGATCGCATTGAGGAACGCAACCTTTCTACCCAACCATATTACCGTTCTGATATCGGCGCTTACAAGGCAAAAATTCTTACCAACTCTCTCTACCGTGCATTAGGTGTCACCATTGATGGGCAAACAAAAGAATTAACAGCTCAAAATGCTGGACAATTACTAGGGAATAGCTCTCTGGTGGTGGATACCTTTGATAATAGTGGTAGTCGGCAAGCAGTCACAGACTTTTGTACCCATTCCCCAATACCTTGCCTCCATGTAGGTTTAGCTAGTGGATACGGGGAAATTCTCTGGAATTCTGTTTACCGTGTTCCCTCCCCAGCAAATGATGATGTTTGTGACTACCCCCTAGCAAGAAACTTGGTAAATTTGGTGGTAGCTGTTGCCTGCGAGGTGATAATTACCTTTATTGCTACGGGAAAACAACAAAATTACACCGTCACCCTAGGTGATTTTGCCGTCAAGCCATTTACTGTGTAA